The Niabella beijingensis genomic interval CCAGCCGCCCGACAGCAGGTCCGGTTTATTATCAGTATCCATATACTCCAGCTTTTTCCATCGCCTCAGGTCCTGATAGCGGGAATATTCGAAAACAAATTCCATCCTCCGCTCCCGCCTGATCTCCCATAATAATGCCGGCACCGAGGGGTCACGTGATGGATCTTCAGGAAGCTTGGCCAGGGTTAGCGGAGCCGTCTGGCTTACTCCCTTTGCAGTAGCCTCCGGCGCCAGCGGCCGTTTCCGGATCTTGTTGATGGAAACCTCAATATCCGCCTGTGTAGCCATACCCAGTTCGGCCTTGGCCTCGATCCAGTTCAACAACACTTCAGCATACCGGAACACCGGGTAGGCGGTCTGGTTTTTATTGGATGTGAATTCAACAGGAATCGTACTGCCGGCATCCACTATGGCCGCGGCACTACGGGGCAGAAACTTATTGATGTACCAGTATGACGCCCGGTTCCTTACGTTGGGTTTATCATAAAAGGTAGCTTCCAGTCGCGAATCCCTTGTTTTGATCATACTTGATAACGAGAAGTCATCAGCATGGGCGATGTCAGATTCCTGATAGGTGCTTCCATCCACACAAATAAACGACTTGATCAGATCTGTAGAGGGCCCAAAAGCAACGGACTCCGAAAGATTATTATTGGTTGCGATTGAATGTGTAACACCTACAGCCGGGTCGTACTGCCGGTAGAGGATCACGTCTTTATTTCCGGATAGCGAATTGGATGTAAACAACGACCGGAAATCAGTCACTATATCATACTTACCGCTATTGATCACCAGGTCTGCCGACTCCTGTGCCAACCTGAAAAACTTACCGGACCGGGCCAGATCATTATAATAATATTTTTGCCAGGAGGCTTCGGAAAGTGCGATACGGGAAGCAAAAGCTGCTACAATATATTGGTTTACCTGTTGGTCGCCATCGGTTTTTCTTACATTGCTCATCGCAAATCTCAGGTCCTCATATACTGAATCCATTACCTGGTTGCGGGAGGTACGGGGCTTATACAGATCAGCCAGATCCGTTTCTACCGGCACATAGCCAAAATATGGAACATCTCCGTATTCGGAAACCAGGTCGGCATACTCCATGGCTCTGAAAAAACGACCGATACCGGTCCAGTGGTTATAGGCCTCCTCCGACAAAACATTCTTCATACGGTTCTTTATCCGGTCCAGCATGATGTTGATCGAGCGAAGGGTTGTCATACTCCAGATCCCGCTGTTGGGTACCGCCCGCGAAAAATTGCTCTGGTTGCCCATGAGGAACACATCATCACTAAATCTAAAACCAAGCAAAGCGGCCCCTGCTTCAGCACTGAACTGCGTGCCATATCCCACAAAATAACCCGAATAAAATTTGTTTGCATACAACCTTAGATTATCTTCAGAACTCCAGGCCGTTTCATCGGGCAGACTGGTTAATGGGGGTCTGTCTAAAAATTTTTTACAGCCGGTAGTGGCAGCAATTAAAACTATGCATATAAAAGTATACTTCAGTTTCATTTTCTTTGTTTTATAGCGAAATATAAAAAAGCATTATAATCCTATATTTATCCCTATTGATGCGATCTTGAATGTGGGG includes:
- a CDS encoding RagB/SusD family nutrient uptake outer membrane protein, with the translated sequence MKLKYTFICIVLIAATTGCKKFLDRPPLTSLPDETAWSSEDNLRLYANKFYSGYFVGYGTQFSAEAGAALLGFRFSDDVFLMGNQSNFSRAVPNSGIWSMTTLRSINIMLDRIKNRMKNVLSEEAYNHWTGIGRFFRAMEYADLVSEYGDVPYFGYVPVETDLADLYKPRTSRNQVMDSVYEDLRFAMSNVRKTDGDQQVNQYIVAAFASRIALSEASWQKYYYNDLARSGKFFRLAQESADLVINSGKYDIVTDFRSLFTSNSLSGNKDVILYRQYDPAVGVTHSIATNNNLSESVAFGPSTDLIKSFICVDGSTYQESDIAHADDFSLSSMIKTRDSRLEATFYDKPNVRNRASYWYINKFLPRSAAAIVDAGSTIPVEFTSNKNQTAYPVFRYAEVLLNWIEAKAELGMATQADIEVSINKIRKRPLAPEATAKGVSQTAPLTLAKLPEDPSRDPSVPALLWEIRRERRMEFVFEYSRYQDLRRWKKLEYMDTDNKPDLLSGGWVNFITELPKELVAAKVGLIAVVPLEGGSPVVYNGSNGALMNGFYRDVNTNGRLPFLDQTGVNPYLSPVGKTQMDDYKSKGYKLEQTTGWPAYE